Proteins co-encoded in one Hymenobacter swuensis DY53 genomic window:
- a CDS encoding L,D-transpeptidase family protein, with product MNEFHRPTFLTTFCCWLLGLLLCTSVVSCSQDQKAQLKEALPGGFTKAGGAQPKLDSVYIVKYMSTEPKFKDQTEWAKKFYRERGFRLGWFRNHELVPQARTLLGVINKAADEGLDPKEYKTKDFEKLFKDLEAAQGDSTKRNTLEKEIDVALSGTYFNYASDFYRGTVDPRAVKAIDWNVKRNKIKLHKALMTILKERESTYGYYDFEPLHPEYDRLKKALADYRAIQRNGGWPVLPATTRLKPGATSAAVAVLRTRLLGPDAAAPTTGTPAVAVANNPGKPAAPAAPVAQAYDAELVAAVKEFQAMNGLKPDGIVTGETLRLLNISVAQRIDQITLNMERWRWIPKKFEPNYLLVNIPEYTLHVVEENKEKFTMPVIVGKTLNATPVFSDKMEFVVLAPYWNVPFSIIDKELRPKLVGNAQATLDRLDMEVVKGWGAKATPVDPNSIDWANVSQKTWKYTLRRRPGPKNDLGDVKFIFPNSNDIYLHDTPHDELFSQTKRGFSHGCVRVAEPIKLAEYLLRDKPDWDRTAIMDTIAGRREKYVTLPEKLPVYLVYFTTWVDEAGKVHFRDDIYGHDKALAKEYFN from the coding sequence ATGAACGAATTCCATCGTCCTACTTTTCTTACTACTTTCTGCTGCTGGCTGCTGGGCCTGCTGCTGTGCACCTCCGTGGTGTCGTGCAGCCAGGACCAGAAGGCGCAGCTGAAGGAAGCCCTGCCCGGCGGCTTCACCAAAGCCGGCGGAGCCCAGCCTAAGCTCGACAGCGTGTACATTGTAAAGTACATGAGCACCGAGCCTAAATTCAAGGACCAGACCGAATGGGCCAAGAAATTTTACCGGGAGCGGGGCTTCCGCCTGGGCTGGTTCCGCAACCACGAGCTGGTACCACAGGCCCGCACTCTGCTTGGGGTCATCAACAAAGCCGCCGACGAAGGGCTGGATCCTAAGGAGTACAAAACCAAGGACTTCGAGAAACTTTTCAAGGACCTCGAAGCCGCCCAGGGGGACTCAACCAAGCGTAATACGCTGGAAAAGGAAATCGACGTGGCGCTGTCAGGGACCTATTTCAACTATGCTTCCGACTTCTACCGGGGCACCGTAGATCCGCGCGCCGTGAAGGCCATTGACTGGAATGTAAAGCGCAACAAAATCAAGCTGCACAAGGCGCTGATGACCATTCTGAAGGAGCGGGAAAGCACCTACGGCTACTATGATTTCGAACCCCTGCACCCTGAGTATGACCGGCTGAAAAAGGCCCTGGCCGACTACCGCGCCATTCAGCGCAACGGCGGCTGGCCAGTGTTGCCGGCTACCACTCGCCTGAAGCCGGGAGCCACTTCGGCCGCCGTAGCTGTGCTGCGGACCCGACTGCTGGGCCCTGATGCTGCCGCTCCGACGACTGGCACGCCGGCCGTAGCCGTGGCCAACAACCCCGGTAAGCCGGCTGCTCCTGCCGCCCCGGTTGCCCAGGCGTACGATGCCGAGTTGGTAGCTGCCGTGAAAGAATTTCAGGCCATGAACGGGTTGAAACCGGATGGTATCGTAACCGGTGAGACGTTGCGTCTGCTCAACATTTCGGTGGCCCAGCGCATCGATCAGATTACGCTGAACATGGAACGCTGGCGCTGGATTCCGAAGAAGTTTGAGCCGAATTATCTGCTCGTGAACATTCCGGAATACACCCTGCATGTGGTGGAGGAGAACAAGGAGAAATTCACCATGCCGGTCATCGTGGGCAAGACGCTCAACGCCACACCGGTCTTCAGCGACAAGATGGAATTTGTGGTGCTGGCTCCTTACTGGAACGTGCCGTTCAGCATCATCGACAAAGAGCTCCGGCCCAAGCTGGTGGGCAATGCACAGGCCACGCTCGACCGCCTCGATATGGAAGTGGTGAAAGGCTGGGGGGCCAAAGCTACCCCTGTCGACCCCAATAGCATCGACTGGGCCAACGTAAGCCAGAAGACCTGGAAGTATACGCTGCGTCGCCGGCCCGGCCCCAAAAACGACCTTGGCGACGTGAAGTTTATCTTCCCGAACTCCAATGATATCTACCTCCACGATACGCCCCACGACGAGTTGTTCAGCCAGACCAAGCGCGGCTTCAGCCATGGCTGCGTGCGGGTAGCCGAGCCCATTAAGCTGGCCGAATACCTGCTGCGTGACAAGCCCGACTGGGACCGGACAGCCATTATGGATACCATTGCCGGCCGCCGGGAGAAGTACGTAACCCTGCCCGAGAAGCTGCCCGTGTATCTGGTGTACTTCACTACCTGGGTAGATGAAGCCGGCAAGGTTCACTTCCGCGACGATATCTACGGCCACGACAAGGCCCTGGCCAAAGAGTACTTCAACTAG
- a CDS encoding cyanophycinase: MKNQKPLGKLIAIGGNEDKGTYPNPRTKKKYYLNFFELGILKRVILESGKEDPAIEVITTASMIPEEVARVYISSFTMLNCNNVNIMNIRTRDEALDPQYVERLTRADIVMFSGGNQSRLTEMFGETEFLRTLKHRYYNTPNFIIAGTSAGAVAMSKTMIKGGSVPDALMKGAVKMGAGLGFLDNVVIDSHFVKRGRFGRLIEAVALHPKLIGIGLGEDTGVLITEGNLLETIGSNLVIIMDGHKLEHNNAAAAKKGEAISIESMQLHVLVKSNLYDITQREFYPDLKLRQQAAESARLTAGQGANEPAPAG, from the coding sequence TTGAAAAACCAAAAACCGCTCGGTAAGCTCATTGCCATTGGAGGCAACGAGGACAAGGGCACCTACCCCAACCCGCGCACTAAAAAGAAATACTACCTCAATTTTTTTGAGCTGGGCATTCTCAAGCGCGTGATTCTGGAATCGGGTAAGGAGGACCCCGCCATCGAAGTCATCACCACTGCCTCCATGATTCCGGAGGAAGTGGCGCGCGTCTATATTTCCTCGTTCACGATGCTCAACTGCAACAACGTGAACATTATGAACATTCGCACCCGCGACGAAGCACTGGACCCGCAGTATGTGGAGCGCCTCACCCGGGCCGATATTGTGATGTTCTCGGGCGGCAATCAGTCGCGCCTCACCGAAATGTTTGGCGAAACAGAGTTTCTGCGCACGCTCAAGCACCGGTACTACAACACGCCGAACTTTATCATTGCCGGCACCTCGGCCGGAGCCGTAGCCATGTCGAAAACGATGATTAAGGGCGGCAGCGTACCCGATGCTTTGATGAAAGGAGCCGTGAAAATGGGTGCCGGGCTGGGCTTCCTGGATAATGTGGTGATTGACTCGCACTTCGTCAAGCGGGGCCGCTTCGGCCGCCTCATCGAGGCGGTAGCCCTGCACCCCAAGCTTATCGGCATCGGGCTGGGGGAAGACACCGGCGTCCTTATCACCGAAGGCAACCTGCTCGAAACCATCGGCTCCAACCTGGTCATCATCATGGATGGTCATAAGCTGGAGCACAACAATGCCGCCGCCGCTAAAAAAGGCGAGGCCATTTCCATCGAGAGTATGCAGCTGCATGTACTGGTGAAGAGTAACCTCTACGATATCACGCAGCGCGAATTCTACCCCGACCTCAAGCTCCGCCAGCAGGCGGCCGAGTCAGCGCGCCTCACCGCCGGCCAGGGAGCTAACGAGCCGGCCCCGGCCGGTTAA
- a CDS encoding M1 family metallopeptidase: MSNLLFSADPHSHARPAEVSVHHLRLHLTVDFTQQILRGSATWQLRRAADTAQELILDVRGLQIEAVLLDGPSGTPASFHLGSHDPVLGQALHIQLRPDTTAVSIRYQTTPDAAALQWLSPAQTAGRRQPFLFTQSQAILARTWIPCQDSPGVRFTYEARVEVPAHLLPLMSAENPQQLDPSGVYHFRMTQPIPAYLMALAVGEVEFRPLSPRTGVYAEPITLPVAASEFEDLEQMVTTAEDLYGPYRWERYDLLVLPPSFPFGGMENPRLTFVTPTILAGDRSLTSLVAHELAHSWSGNLVTNATWNDFWLNEGFTVYFERRIMEQLYGKPYADMLQMLGHSALLHTVQELGATSPDTHLLLNLAGRDPDEGLNEIAYEKGDYLLLTLEHLVGRPALDTFIKEYFARHSFQSMDTASFLTYLRQELLDKHPGLEEQVQLDAWVSGPGIPDVAPPVSSERFVAVEKAQRAWQSGTPALALATADWSSHEWVHFLHGLPAGLHPEQLTALDAAFGFTQSGNAEILAAWFPHTIAAGYAPAEEALHQFLTRVGRRKFLVPLYRALLATPDGLAYAQRLYAEARPNYHAVATVTFDALLGRPAG, translated from the coding sequence ATGTCCAACCTGCTTTTCTCCGCCGACCCGCACAGCCACGCCCGCCCCGCCGAGGTCAGCGTGCATCACCTGCGGCTCCACCTGACTGTCGACTTTACGCAACAGATTCTACGGGGCTCTGCTACCTGGCAGCTGCGCCGGGCCGCAGACACAGCTCAGGAGCTGATCCTCGATGTGCGCGGCCTGCAGATCGAAGCCGTGCTGCTTGATGGGCCAAGCGGTACGCCAGCTTCATTTCATCTTGGTTCCCATGACCCGGTCCTGGGTCAGGCCCTGCACATCCAGCTTCGCCCCGACACTACCGCCGTCAGCATCCGGTACCAGACTACGCCCGACGCGGCCGCTTTGCAGTGGCTCAGCCCGGCGCAGACGGCCGGCCGCCGGCAGCCGTTTCTGTTTACTCAGTCGCAGGCCATCCTGGCCCGCACCTGGATTCCGTGTCAGGACTCGCCTGGTGTACGCTTCACCTACGAGGCCCGCGTAGAGGTACCCGCCCATCTGCTGCCGCTGATGAGTGCCGAGAACCCGCAGCAGCTCGACCCCAGCGGCGTCTACCACTTCCGCATGACCCAGCCCATTCCCGCTTACCTTATGGCCCTGGCGGTGGGCGAGGTGGAATTCCGGCCGCTGAGTCCGCGTACGGGTGTGTATGCCGAACCCATTACGCTGCCCGTTGCGGCCAGTGAGTTCGAGGACCTGGAGCAGATGGTGACCACCGCTGAAGACTTGTACGGACCTTACCGCTGGGAACGGTACGATTTGCTGGTGCTCCCACCCTCTTTTCCGTTTGGGGGCATGGAAAACCCGCGCTTAACTTTTGTAACGCCTACCATTCTGGCCGGCGACCGGAGCCTGACCAGCCTGGTGGCCCACGAGCTGGCCCACTCCTGGAGCGGCAACCTGGTGACAAACGCCACCTGGAATGATTTCTGGCTGAACGAGGGCTTTACCGTGTACTTCGAGCGGCGCATTATGGAGCAGCTCTATGGCAAGCCCTACGCGGATATGCTGCAGATGCTGGGCCACTCCGCCCTGCTCCACACCGTGCAGGAGTTGGGCGCTACCAGCCCGGACACGCACCTGCTGCTAAACCTGGCCGGCCGCGACCCGGATGAGGGCCTCAACGAAATTGCCTACGAGAAGGGCGACTACCTGCTTCTTACGCTGGAACACCTGGTAGGACGCCCTGCCCTCGACACCTTTATAAAGGAGTACTTTGCCCGGCACAGTTTCCAGAGCATGGACACGGCTTCCTTCCTCACCTATCTGCGCCAGGAACTCCTCGACAAACACCCGGGCCTGGAAGAACAGGTGCAGCTCGATGCCTGGGTCAGCGGCCCCGGGATTCCGGACGTAGCTCCGCCGGTTTCCTCCGAGCGGTTTGTGGCGGTTGAGAAAGCCCAGCGCGCCTGGCAAAGCGGAACCCCGGCCCTGGCCCTGGCCACTGCTGACTGGAGCAGCCACGAGTGGGTTCACTTCCTGCACGGGCTACCTGCCGGGCTCCACCCGGAGCAGCTAACGGCCCTGGACGCCGCCTTCGGGTTCACGCAGTCCGGCAACGCCGAGATTCTGGCTGCCTGGTTTCCACATACCATTGCAGCCGGTTATGCTCCCGCCGAGGAAGCCCTGCATCAGTTCCTGACGCGGGTGGGCCGGCGCAAGTTCCTGGTGCCGCTGTACCGGGCCCTGCTGGCTACGCCCGACGGGCTGGCCTATGCCCAGCGGCTCTACGCTGAGGCCCGCCCCAACTACCACGCCGTTGCAACCGTTACCTTCGACGCGCTGCTGGGCCGCCCCGCCGGGTAG